TGACCATCGGCAGCGCCGCCGTCTCGGTGGTGCTGGGGACGTTCCCGGTCCCGAAGGACCGACACGGCACGGTGACGGTCGTCGTCTGGGTCCTCGGCGCGCTGACCGGCTTCCTGGTCGGGCTGCTCAGCAGCCGCTACGGCTGGCTCGGCATCGTCATCGACGGCGGCGTCACGCTCGACGCGGTCGCCGTCCTCGGCGGGTGCATCGGCGGCAGCTGGGCGTTGCGGGCCGCCGACCAGTGGCAGACCCGGCGAGCGGCCAGGCCTGGGCGCGTCCGAGTCTGATCGTCTCCCACGCCGCCCTCCGGTCCGGCCACGGCGCCCCGGAGCCGATGGCTTCTCGGGGCGCCGGGGCGCAGCTGTCGGCTCCCGTCCTCAGTGCCCGATCGAGCGCAGGTACTCGGCGAACTTCTCGGCGCCGTCGACGATGCGGGGACCGCTGATCGCCTCGCCGTAGTCCAGGACGTAGAAGTGCTCGTCCCGCACGGCCGGGACGGACTCCAGCGCGGGGTGGGAGCGCAGGAAGTCGATCTTGTCCTCGGCGGGCAGGTCGCCGTAGTCGATGATGACGATGACCTCGGGCTGCGCCTCGATCACGGCCTCCCAGCCGACCGACGTCCACCGTTCGTCCAGGTCGGCCAGGATGTTGCGGCCGCCCGCCACCGAGATGATGTCGTTCGGCGGGGCGTGGGCTGCCGCGGTGAACGGCTGATCGGTACCGGAGTCGTAGACGAACACTTCGGCGGGCTCGCCGTCGGGATGGGTCTCCTCCACGGCGGCGACCCGGCCGCGCAGCTCCTCGACGACCTCGGCCGCTCGGTCCTGGACGCCGAAGATCTCGCCGAGGTCGACGAGGTCGATGTAGAGGCCCTCCAACGGCGTGACGTTCACCGCGCCGTCGCCGTAGTTGTAGCAGCTCTCGGTGTGCATGTAGCTGTTGATGCCGAGGTCGTCCAACAGTTGCGGTGTGATGCCGCGCTCCTCGCTGAAACCGGAGTTCCAGCCCGCGAACACCCAGTCCGCACCGGCATCCACGACGATCTCCCGGTTGAGCAGGTCGTTGCTCAGTCGTTCGATCTGCTCGAACTCCGCCCGGTACGGGGAGCGCTCGATCGCCGGATCGTTGGTGGGCGTCGCGATCCAGCCACGGATCTCGTCGGTCACGCCGAGCACGAACAGCTTCTCGGCACCACCGCCCTCATAGACGACGGGGCGCTCCGGACGCGGGTACGTGGTCTCGCGTCCGCAGTTGTCGATGGTGACCAGGTCGGCGTCGTCGCGCGTCTGTGGTGCCACCTCGGCCCCGCAGGCGCTCGCGGCGAGCACGCCGATCGCCAGGATCGGCCACGCTCGACGTGGGAGGCGCAGGGTCATGTCCTTGTTCCTTCCGGCTGTTGTTCGGTGGTCAGCTCGTAGAGGAGCTGTGGTGTTCCGGTGCCGGGATGGCTGACGACGGTCGCCGCCACCCCGAACACGTCGTGCATCAACTCCGGGGTGAGCACCTCGCCGGGCTTCCCGACGGCGACCAGTTCGCCGCCGGAGAGCACGCCGATCCGATCGCAGGCCGCCGCCGCCAGGTTCATGTCGTGCAGCGCGATCAGGACCGTCAGCCCGGCGGTGCGCAGGAAGGACAACAGCTCGATCTGATGTCGGACGTCGAGATGGTTGGTCGGCTCGTCGAGCACGAGCACCTGCGGCTCCTGAGCCAGTGCCCTGGCGATGTAGACCCGCTGCCGCTCGCCGCCGGACAGGGTAAGGATGCTGCGATCGGCCAGGTGCGCGACGTCGGCCCGGCGCATCACGGCTGCGCACAGCTCCTCCTCGCGCGCCCCGAGCGCCTGGTTGTCCCGCAGGTGCGGGGAGCGACCGAGTGCGACCACCTCCCGCACGGTGAAGTCCAGGTCGGTGCTCGCCTCCTGGGTCAGTGCGGCCACCGAGCGGGCGCTCTGCCGCAGCGACAACTCCCCGAGGTCGACGTCGTCGAGCAGCACCGCGCCCGAGGTGGGGCGCAGCGCCCGGTAGACGCAGCGCAGCGCAGTGGACTTGCCGCTGCCGTTGGGACCGATGAGCCCGAGGATCTCCCCGCTGTCGACCGCGAGCCGCAGCTCGCGCACGAGCGCTCTCCCGGCGATCTCCACGGAGACGCCGTCCAGGGTGAGCCGCATTCACCGACCTCCGAACACGTAGCCGCGCCGACGCATCAGCGTGATGAACACCGGGACCCCGACCAGGGCGGTGATCACGCCCAGCGGCAACTCGCGGGGCGCGACGAGCGTGCGAGAGACCAGGTCCACCCAGACGAGGAACAACGCCCCGGCCAGCGGCGTAATGATCAACACCTTGGCGTGGCTCGAGCCGAACAGGAGCCGGACCAGGTGCGGCATCACCAGTCCGACGAAGCCAATCGCGCCGCTGACCGCGACGATCGCCCCGGTCACGACGGCGGTGAGCAGGAAAAGGCCCCGACGTAACGAGGTGCTGTCCACCCCGAGACTGCCCGCCGTCTCGTCCCCCATCGCCATCACGTCGAGCGAACGGCTCCGGCGGTGCAGGACGATCAAGGCGATCAGGACCGCCACGGTCGCGATCGGCAGCGACGTCCAGGTCGCCGCGCCGAGGCTGCCGAGCAGCCAGAACAACACGGTCCGCGCCGCCTCGCCGTTGGGCGAGAGGAAGATCATCACCGTCATGATCGCCTGGAAACCGTAGGCCAGCACCACGCCCGTGAGCACCAGTCGAAGCGGGCTCAGCCCTGCCCGGCTGTGCGCGGCGGCGTAGACGAGCGCCGAGGCGGCCAGCGCGCTGAGGAAGGCCGCCGCCGACAACGCGTAGACGCCCAGTGCGGCGAAGGCGCCGAAGACGACCACCGCGCTGGCGCCCACCGAGGCCCCGGAGGAGATCCCCAGCACGAACGGATCGGCCAGGGCGTTGCGCACCATCGCCTGCACGGCGACGCCGATCACGCTCAGGCCCGCCCCGACCACCACCGCGAGCAGCACCCTCGGGGTGCGCACCTCCCAGATGATCGTGTACTGCGAGACCTCGACGGCGTCGATCGTCCCGCCCGTGAGCGCCGCACCGAGGTAGCGCAAGGTGTCGCTCAGCGGCACCGTGGTCGGGCCGAGGCTGATCGCGACCACCACCGACACCGCGATGGCGATCGAGAGGCCGAGCACGGTGAGCACGAGTCCGTGGCGAGATTGCACACGGCCGCCGCGCCGCAGGGCCTTCGACGTCGGGTCAGCGTCGGAGGGGGCCGAGCCGCCCTGGTCGACCCCGGCTCGATCAGTCTCCGGCATGACCCGGGCTGTCGTGGCGGGCTTCGTCTCGGGATGCCTCTCTTCAGCGGACTTCGTTCCAGCGGGCTTTCTCTCGGGCCCTCGTCGGACCCGGTGACCGAGTGGCCTCACCGGCGGCCGACCTCGTGGTCGCGGCCCGGTGCCCGCCGGGGGAAGTCCGCCCGAGGCGAGTTCCGCCGCCAGGAGTCGGCGACCGGCATTGTCCTACCTCCGAGTCACGCACGCCGTCACGCGGGAGACGTCGGAACGACCGCGGCGCGGTGCGCTCCCACCGCGCTGTCTGTGTCGTCGGCGGCGGTCGCGTTCAGGGGCTTCTGCACCCGCGAGACCGTCCGGCCGACACGGCCTGCTGGGGATGAGCTGTCGTGCCCCAGCCTCACACTGAATGGAAATCATTGTCAACAGGAATGCATCATCGTGCATGAGTTGATCGTCGGACGGTCTCAGCCGATGCAGGTGCGACGGCCCGCGACGGACAGCCGGGTCGGGCAGGCTTCGGGCGACCGATAGCGACGGGATTCGCGAGGATGCGCCGGCGCCTTCCCGCGCCTGCCGAGCCGCCGAAGAGCGGGGAGCAGCCGAGAACCGGGATCCTGCGGTGTCCTGGCATCGCCTCGCGGACGCGATCCGGTACCCGTCGGCGACCGCGGCGGCACACCGGACCGGGGCGGGACACGCGGTCGATCGGGGACACGGAAGCAGGGCACCATCCACATCGGACGACCGCAGACCGCGAACTCGCGCCGGGCTCGACGGTTCGGCCTGCCTGCGGTCCTCCTCGGAACGAACAACGGCGGCGATCGTCGAGGACCACGGGGTTCGGGCCCGGCCGCCCCCAAGCCGGCCGGGCCCGATCACGGCCGCGAGTCACCCTCCGGGTCCGGCGAAGCGGAGACAATCACCTGTCGCGTCGCCACCACGACCCGAAGCCCCCTCCGGTCGCCGCGTCAGGTTGATCGTCTCCGTCGCCTCGGGCCCCAGGAGTGGATCTCGTGCCCGGAATCATCATGGGCCGCCGGGGTGACGAGTGGTATCCCAGAAATCTGGGAGTACGGTCTGCCACCAGACGGATGCGCGCAGTATCGTCGTGTTGATCACGGTGACGTGCGTCCTGCCGGGCGGCCCCTGCACCGGACTCCTCGGGCCCCTCCGGACTCCCAGGCTCGGCACGTCGCCAGGACGCCAAGGGAGAGTGGGAACCACATCCGTGGCGAATCGTCGAGAACGTGAGCGGCAGGCACTAGGCGACCTTCGCGATCTGGCGAAGTCGGGCGTGACCACCAGGGAACTCTTCCGCGAGCTGGACGGCCTGCTGCCCTCGGTGGTGGGCTTCGACGCCGTCTGCTGGCATCACACCGACCCGCTGACCGGGCTGCCGACCTCCATGGTCAGCACCACCCTCGATCCGCGCGGCATGACGCACGCGATGGACCTGGAGTTCGGCAACGAGGACGTCGGCACGATGGCTCAGATGCAGGCGCAGGGCAGCCTGGTCGCCGCGATCAGTCAGACCACCCAGGGACGCCCGGAACGCAGTGTCCGCATGCGGGAGCATCTGTCCGGGTACGGATTCGGCGACGAGCTGCGGCTGCGCTGCGACCTCGGCGAGGGAAGCTGGGGATTCGCGGCCTTCATGCGGGAGAAGGCGCGCGGCCCGTACTCCGACGAGGAGCTGCGCTTCGTCGGCCAGGCGAACCGGCTGATCACCGGCGCACTACGCCGCGCCCACCTGCCCAGGACCGCGCCGACCGAGCCGCCGCCCGTTCCCGCCGTCGTGATCCTCGGCTCGAGCGACGAGCTGATCGCGGCCGACCAGCCGGGACAGGCACTCCTGCTCGAGCTGGCCGACTCGGCGTTCGACGTGCTGGCGGTGCCCGCCGCGTTCCTGGTGACCGCCCGGCTGGCCAGGCTCACGGAGGCCGATCCGGCAGGCATCCCGGCGGCGATGCGGGTACAGACCCGAGACGGTCAGTGGATCATCCTGCGCGGTTCGGTCCTGCACGGCGTCGGCACCGCGCAGGTCGTGGTGACGGCCTCGACCCCGACTCCCGCCGAGATCATGCCCGTGGTGCTCAGCTCCCACGGCCTGACCCGACGCGAACAGCTCGTGACGGGCGAGGTGCTGCACGGCGGCAGCACCAGGGAGATCGCCAAGGCACTGTCGCTCGCTCAGGTCACCGTGCAGGACCACCTGAAGTCGATCTTCGCCAAGGTGGGCGTGCACAGCAGAGGCGAGCTCGTCGCGCTGCTCTCCCTCGGCGGGCCTCGCCCCGGCGGCACGGACCTCGGGCCTGCGCCGGGCCGGGAGTGAGCAGTCGTCGACAGGCGGGCGGCGTCCTGCCGTGTCGTCCTAGGCGGATGCCGCCCGCGTGCGAGCCGCCCCCGCCCGCCGCCCTCGGTCCGTGCGCCTCACTGCTCGGGCTGGCCCATCGGCCCCTGCTCGGCGAGGAAGCGCTCGAACTCCGAGCCGATCTCCTCGGCGGTCGGCAGGGCCTCGCCCTCCTCGACCAGCAGGCTGCGCTTGCCGGGCGCCAGGGCGAAGGAGTCGTACTGGCGCTCCAGCGCCCGCACCACGTCCGAGACCTCGGTCGACTCGACCACCTGGCGGTCGATCTCGACGTCCACCCGCTCCGCGGCGGCACGCAGCTCCTTCGAGGAGAGCGACAGCCCCGCGGCCCGGCTCACCGACTCCAGGAGCGTCACGGCGGCCGTGGGGTAGCTGGACTGCGCGAGGTAGTGCGGCACGTGCGCCGCGAATCCCATGGCGTCCAGCCCCGCCTCGCCCAGCCGCAGCTCCAGCAGGGCCGCCACGCTGCCGGGCACCTGGAACCGCTCCCCCAACGCCGGGTGACCGCCGCCGGTCCACTTGTCCAGCAGTTCCGACCGGGTGGCATGCGCCACCACGCCGAGCGGCCGGGTGTGCGGCACGCCCATCGGGATGCCGTGGAAGCCGACCGCGAGCCGGACGCCCCACCGCTCCATCAGGCTGCGCACCGCGGCGATGAACAGCTCCCACTGATGATCGGGTTCGGGCCCCGTCATGAGCAGGAACGGGGTGCCCTCCTCGTCGAAGAGCTGCCAGACCACCAGTTCGGGCTTCTCGTAGGCCTCCCAGTGGTCGACGGCGTAGGTCATCGTCGGACGCCGAGACCGATAGTCGACGAGTCCGTCGATGTCGAAGCGGGCGACGACGCGCCCCTCCCCGCCCTCGGTGAGGTGCTCGGCCAGCAGCCGCCCCGCCGAACCGGCGTCCATGAACCCCTCGAAGTGATGCAGGAGAACCGCACCGTTCAGGTCGGGGACGTCGGAGTCCACCTCGTACAGATCCCGTGGATCGAGCACCACCTGTAACCTCCAGCCGTTCGGCCTGCCTGTCGTTGCTCAGGTGCAACGCGGCGCGACCTCGGTTCCATCCCGCATCCGCGGACGAATTCGACGAGTCCGGTGAGATCGTCGCGACAGCCGCCGCGAGACCGCCCTCGTGGCCGTCCCGCCGTCGATGATCCGACGCCCCGCCCAGATCGTCGATCCTGCCACCGCCCGCCCACGCGTCGCGCCTGATCCGCCCAAGCCGACCCTCGGACCGCGCGGGAGGCGGCCGCACAGCCGAGGCGAGACTCCGAAGCGGGCGCGACCGTCGAGATCGAGGACGAGCCGGGTAGAAATAGATGAGGAACGAGGAGATCGAACACAGGACGGGCGGGCTCATGGTCTCACCACGCGCCGACGCGGCCGCACTCGGTGACGCCCCGCGCCGGGGCATGCGCCTGGCGTCGAGGGCGGCTGCGGGCGAGCGCCGCGCCGCCGGGTCGGTCCGCCGCCCCGCCGTCTCGGACGCTGCCCAGGTGGACCGCGTCACTACGCCACACCCGGTTCCGACTCCCGCGAGCAGGCACGCCGCAGGCCCCGACACCCGTCGAGCCCGCTCTGCGGACGAGCTCGGATCGGCGGGCTCGACGGGACAGCATCCCCGGACGCCGCGCGCTGCGGCGTCCACGCCAGGAGAGGACACCTCGTGACCGGATTCGTCGACGGGCTGCGCGACCGCCTGAGACGGCTGTTCCAACGGCACGGGTCGGTGGACCTCAAGCCGTTCCGACGCATCGTCGCGACGGCGGGCGGCGACGCCGATGCCGTGGCGGGCTGGTCCGACACCAGGCTCACCGAGGCCGCCGACGGCCTGCGCACCGCCGTGCGGGAGGCGGTCGAGCAGCAGGAGGCGGGCCGGGCCAAGGGCGGGAAGAAGCGGAAGGGCGCGACGCACCCCGAGTTCACCGACGCCCAGGCCTCGGAGTTCTGCGCGATCGGACGCGAGGCCGCCGACCGCGCGCTGGGCCTGCGACCCTTCGACGTGCAGCTCGTCGGAACGCTGGCGCTGCTCTCCGGTCACGTGGTGGAGATGTCCACCGGCGAGGGCAAGACCCTCGCCGGGGCACTGGCGGCCGCAGGTTATGCGCTGCAGGGCCGCCGGGTGCACGTGCTGTCGGTGAACGACTATCTCGCGCGCCGCGACGCCGAGTGGATGGCCCCCGCCTGCCGACTCCTCGGCGTGACGGTGGGCTGGGTCAACGAAGGCTCCACGCCCGAGGAGCGCCGCGCCGCCTACGAGGCCGACATCACCTACGCGGCCGTCAGCGAACTCGGCTTCGACGTGCTTCGCGACCGGCTGTGCACCGAGGCCGACGACGTCGTCGTGCGCGCGCCGGACGTGGTCATCGTCGACGAGGCCGACTCCGTGCTGGTGGACGAGGCGAAGGTGCCGCTCGTGCTGGCCGGGGCCCGAGGCGCGGGCGTCGCCGACCAGGAGATGACCAAGGTGGTGCGCAGACTCCGCCTCGGTAGGCACTACGAGGTGGATCAGGACGAGCGCAACGTCTTCCTCACCGACGCCGGGACCGCCGAGGTCGAACGTGCGCTCGGCGGCGTCGACCTGTACTCCGAGGAACACGTCGGCAGCACCCTGACCAGGGTCAACATCGCCCTGCACGCGCACGCGCTACTGCACCGCGACGTCGACTACATCGTCAGGGACGGCCGGGTGCAGCTCATCAACGCCTCCCGGGGCCGGGTGGCCCTGCTCCAACGCTGGCCCGACGGGCTCCAGGCCGCGGTGGAGGCCAAGGAGGGTCTCGCCGTCAGCGAGAGCGGCGACGTACTCGACGAGATCACCGTCCAGGCGCTGATCAGCCGCTATCCGACGCTGTGCGGGATGACCGGCACCGCGATGCCCGCCGCCGAGCAGCTCTACGAGTTCTATCGGGCGTCCATCGCGGTGATCCCACCGAACGAGCCGTGCATCCGGGTCGACCGGCCCGACCAGCTGTTCCAGACCAGACAGGCCAAGGAGTCCGCGATCGTCGCGGAGATCTCCGCCCGGCACGCCGAGGGCAGGCCGGTGCTCGTCGGCACCCAGGACGTCGCCGAGTCGGAGCGACTCGCCGCACTGCTCGCCGAGGCCGAGGTCCCCTGTGTGGTGCTCAACGCGAAGAACGACGCCGAGGAGGCCGCGATCATCGCCGACGCAGGCGCCCACGAGCGGGTCACCGTGTCGACCCAGATGGCAGGCCGAGGCACCGACATCAAGCTCGGCGGCCGCGATGGCGAGGGACGCGACCGGATCGTCGAACTGGGCGGGCTCTGCGTGGTGGGCACCGCCCGACACCCCAGCAGGCGGCTCGACCAGCAGTTGCGCGGCCGAGCGGGTAGGCAGGGCGATCCCGGCGACTCGGTGTTCTTCGCGAGCGCGGAGGACGACCTGATCGGGCAGCACGCCCCGGAGGCCGCCGAGCGGCTGGCCTCGGACGAGGACGGCAGGCTCACCGGCCGCGACGCCCAGCAGGTCTTCGACCACGCCCAGCGCGTCGCCGAGGGCGTCGGCCTGGAGATCCACCGCAACACCTGGCGCTACACGAGCCTGGTCTCCCACCAGCGCGGACTGGTGAGCGAGCGACGCGACGAGCTGCTCCGCACCGACCTGGCGAGCCAGCAGGCCGCCGAGCGGCATCCCGAGCGGCACGCCGACCTGGTCGAGGAGATCGGCGAAGACGCGGTCGAGCACGCGGCCCGACTGATCGCGCTCTACCACCTCGACGACCGCTGGGCCGACCATCTCGCCTACCTGGCCGACCTGCGGGAGAGCATCCACCTCCGGTCGCTGGCCAGGGAGAATCCACTCGACGAGTTCCACCGGGCCGCGATACCGGCGTTCCGGGAGATCCTCACCGAGGCGGCGGACAAGGCCGCCGAGACCTTCGAGACCGCGACGATCACCTCGGACGGGGTCGACCTCGACGCCGAGGGGCTGCGCAGGCCCAGCGCGACCTGGACCTACCTGATCAACGACAACCCCTTCGGCTCCGAGGCTGATCGGGCGATGCGAGGCGTGCGGGCCATGATCGGCGGCTCGACGACCAAGTCGCCGCGCCGGAAGAAGCAGGCCACGGACTGAGCGGGTGCCGGGCTGCGGGCTCAGCGGCAGGGGACCGGGTCTCGGCAGCAGCAGGCGGCCCGGTCTCGGTCGTCGTCGGTGACCGGTCCGGGTTCCCGCCTCCGGTCGGGCGGTGGCGGAGAACGCTGCTCGGGGCTCGTCGACGTCGTCCTTCGGCCAGGTCGTGTTCGGAGCTGCTCGGTGCGCGGGTCGGGCTCCCTCGGTCGGTGATGTCGAGCGGTCCGGCAGGTCCCAGGGACCGGCGACATCAGGCGAACGAGGGCCGCCGCGCAGCGAGACAGGCTCACCTCGGCCCGCGACCGGCCCCTCGCTCGGCGGCCCGGACGATGTTGTGCACCATGCCGCCGAAGACCACCCCGTGGAACGGCCACACCAGCCACCAGTAGAGATGCCCGGGCAGGCCGTGCGGCAGGAAGACGGCCCGCTGTCGATACCGGGTTCCCGAACCGTGCGGATCGACCCGCAGCTCCAGCCACGCCCGGCCGGGCACTCGCATCTCCGCCCGCAGCCGCAGCAGCGTGCCGCGCTCGATCTCCTCGACCCGCCACCAGTCCAGGGCGTCACCGACGTGCAAGCGGGCCGGATCGCGACGACCGCGCCGGAGCCCGACGCCGCCCACGAGTCGATCCACCCAGCCCCGGACGGCCCAGGCCAGGGGAAAGGAATACCAGCCCCGTTCGCCGCCGATGCCCTCCACCACCCGCCAGACCTCCTCGGGCGGTGCCTCGGTGTCCTGTTCCCGCCGATCCTGGAACACCGAGCCGCCCGACCAGGACGGGTCCGAGGGCAACGGATCGGCCGGGGCGCCCGGCGGCGAGGCGCCCGACCAGCGCGTCTCGACGTTCGCGGCCCGCACCCTGGCCAGGGCGAGCGAGACCGACGTCGGGTAGTCCCGTAGCCCATCAGGCGGGTCGCCGACGACCCGCCTGATGTCGTCCTCCGCACACACGACCTCGTGGACGAGTGACTCGATCAGCGGCGTGGCCAGGCTCCTCGGCACCGGAGTGACCAGGTTGACCCAGTGGGAGGACAATCGCGGGGTGAGCAGCGGCACCGGCACGACCAGCCGGGGGCGCAGGCCGGTCACCTCGGCGTAGCGGCGCATCATCGCCAGATAGGTGAGCACGTCGGGGCCGCCGATGTCGAAGGTCCGGCTGACCTCGGCGGGCAGTGTCACGCAGCCGACCAGGTAGTGCAGGACGTCGCTGATCGCGATCGGCTGCACCCGGTTGTGCACCCACTTCGGGGTGACCATGACGGGCAGCCGTTCCGTCAGGTACCGCAGCATCTCGAAGCTGGCCGAGCCGGAGCCGATGATCACGGCGGCCTGCAGGACAGCGGTCGGCACCCCGGACCGCAACAGGATCTCCCCCACCTCCGCCCGCGACGCGAGGTGTTCGGACAGCTCGGCCGAGTCCGGATGCAGCCCGCCGAGATAGACGATCCGGCGGAGCCCCGCCTCCCGCGCCGCCTGCGCGGTGAGCAGCGCCGCCCGGCGATCCCTGGCGGCGAAGCCCCGCGACTGCAGGGAGTGCACGAGGTAGTAGAGCGCGTCGCATCCGTCGACGGCCGATCGCACGTCCTCCTCGGCCGTGAGGTCGCCCCGCACGATGTCCACCGCCGGGGCCCACGGGACGTCACGCAGCTTGGCCGGATCGCGCACCAGGCAGCGGACCTGATGTCCGGCGTCCAGCAGCGCGGGCACCACCCGGCCGCCGATGTACCCAGTCGCACCCGTCACGAGGATTCGCACAGCCCATTCTGCGGTCGAGTCGGGGCGCGGCGCAGTGTGGCGACGGGGCGGCCGGGGTGGCGAAGAAGGCCGGTGGGCGGGTGCAGGCGTCCTCGGCATGCCGGTCGTGACCGCGACGGCAGACGTGACCAGCTGACTCACCGGGTTGCGCAGGTCAGAACGCCTGCTCACGATCGGGAGCTGGCGCTGGTCGACGCCTTGCGAACCGTGCACGCTGCCCGAGTTCGACGTGGTGAGCCGATGCAGACACTCGCGGGTGACACCGCGCCCGGCAACGCCTGCGGCGACGCAGGGTCGGTGTCGCAGTCTCGGTGTCGCAGGCGCTCAGTCCCGCAGCCGGACGACCGCCTCCCAGGCGGCGCGGACGTCGGGCATCACCGGGTTGTAGTCGGTGGCAGGCCCGAAGAACCCGCACAAGGAGTTCGTGTCGGCGTACCAGAGCACCGTGTTCCCGGCGATCGTCGTGACGTCGTGGGACCGGCCGGAGAATCCGCCGCCCGCCCAGGGCTGATCGCTGCGCCAGTCGGATTCCGGGGTGTCCGTGAACGCCTGGTTCAGCAGGAGGCAGGTCTCGGCGTCGTCCGAGGACAGGTAGTTGGCGAAGTAGACGATGCCCTCGTGCTCGAATCGGCAGCGCACGTGGTTACGTGCCTCGTACATGTCCCCCTGGCTGTGCGTGCCCATCGCGTTGACGCAGTCGACGGCGGACGGCCCGGCGAAGGCGAGCAGCTGATCGTCCGCGCCGAAGGCCGCCGAGTCGACGCCGTCGGTCTCGGTGTCCCGAGCCTGCTCGGTGTCGGCCCCCGCATTCGAACCCGTGTTCGTGTCCCGGTCCGGGCCCGCCGACGAGTCGATGCTCGGCGTGGCGTCGCCGAGGGGCGTGCCGCTGCTGGTCCACCGCAGTGCCGCCGCCATCACCAAGCCGACCGCCGCGAGCACCAGGACGGCCAAGCCGACGATCACCGGCATCGACCAGCGCCGCACAGCGACCGAGGTCTGCGGTGTGGACGGCGTCCCGCCGGGCTGCGGCAGGCGCAGGGGTGCGGTCTGCCTAGGCACCGGCGACTGCGCCGACGATGCGGGAGCTGACGCAGGGGGCGTGGGCGCGGCCGTCGGGGCGAGGGCGCCGAGGACCACGGCGGTCTCCGGCGAGTCGACGATCGTCGGCACCAGGCCGAGTCGGCGGCCGATCAACCGTGCCACCAACGGCATCCGCGTGGCGCCGCCGACCAGGTGGACCGCCACGACCGGGGTCGCCAGGACGGTGTCGGCAAGCAGGCCGACGGCCCGGTCCAGAGCGGAAGCGAGAATCCCCTCCAGCTCGTCGCGGGTGAGGTGTGCGTCGGGCAGCGGCGGAGGCAGCGGGATGTCGGTCTGCGGGTACTGCGACAAGGCCTCCCTGCCCGCCTGCACGTCCTCGGCGACGGCACGGGCCCGCCGTCTGCTCGCGACGTCACCGAGCCGCACCAGGTGTGCGACGCCGAGGTGCTCCAGCAGGAGCTGATCGAGATCACGACCGCCGAGGTCCGACAGCCCCGCCTCGGCCAGCACTTCCCAGCCCGTCGCACCCCGGCGCAGCACCGCGACGTCCGTGGTGCCGCCGCCCATGTCGAACACCGCGATCGCCTGCCCCGGCGCGACGTCCGGCGCCAGCCCCGCCGCCGCGACCGGCTCGGCGACCAGCCGGACATCGCCGAGCCACCCGGCCTCCCT
The Actinoalloteichus fjordicus DNA segment above includes these coding regions:
- a CDS encoding SDR family oxidoreductase; this encodes MRILVTGATGYIGGRVVPALLDAGHQVRCLVRDPAKLRDVPWAPAVDIVRGDLTAEEDVRSAVDGCDALYYLVHSLQSRGFAARDRRAALLTAQAAREAGLRRIVYLGGLHPDSAELSEHLASRAEVGEILLRSGVPTAVLQAAVIIGSGSASFEMLRYLTERLPVMVTPKWVHNRVQPIAISDVLHYLVGCVTLPAEVSRTFDIGGPDVLTYLAMMRRYAEVTGLRPRLVVPVPLLTPRLSSHWVNLVTPVPRSLATPLIESLVHEVVCAEDDIRRVVGDPPDGLRDYPTSVSLALARVRAANVETRWSGASPPGAPADPLPSDPSWSGGSVFQDRREQDTEAPPEEVWRVVEGIGGERGWYSFPLAWAVRGWVDRLVGGVGLRRGRRDPARLHVGDALDWWRVEEIERGTLLRLRAEMRVPGRAWLELRVDPHGSGTRYRQRAVFLPHGLPGHLYWWLVWPFHGVVFGGMVHNIVRAAERGAGRGPR
- a CDS encoding Hsp70 family protein; its protein translation is MRELAVDFGTSNTVAALRIDGGPARLLLFDGWPVLPSAVLSGRDGTLVVGREALRGARLDPARFEPHPKERIDEGEVLLGDAVVPVVSLIASVLRRVAAEAARVDRVVLTHPADWHATRRGVLLAAAREAGWLGDVRLVAEPVAAAGLAPDVAPGQAIAVFDMGGGTTDVAVLRRGATGWEVLAEAGLSDLGGRDLDQLLLEHLGVAHLVRLGDVASRRRARAVAEDVQAGREALSQYPQTDIPLPPPLPDAHLTRDELEGILASALDRAVGLLADTVLATPVVAVHLVGGATRMPLVARLIGRRLGLVPTIVDSPETAVVLGALAPTAAPTPPASAPASSAQSPVPRQTAPLRLPQPGGTPSTPQTSVAVRRWSMPVIVGLAVLVLAAVGLVMAAALRWTSSGTPLGDATPSIDSSAGPDRDTNTGSNAGADTEQARDTETDGVDSAAFGADDQLLAFAGPSAVDCVNAMGTHSQGDMYEARNHVRCRFEHEGIVYFANYLSSDDAETCLLLNQAFTDTPESDWRSDQPWAGGGFSGRSHDVTTIAGNTVLWYADTNSLCGFFGPATDYNPVMPDVRAAWEAVVRLRD